Proteins from a single region of Caloramator sp. E03:
- the cas6 gene encoding CRISPR-associated endoribonuclease Cas6, translating into MKGIRLSVNFKFNSPFFFENNYKDVISNFLLEKNFKHFTFSDLICKRKKEQLEGFYALNEARFDISMFNDESLIDLMNSIVTEGINFKYGKAKVNSVVFKNVSYFNEGYLLSPVLALNKNKSIDYIENPELFSETIRNRLIEKYIQIYGIYPENDSFIFLFKNKIEKICSSDFVCFKSKFEMYGSKDLIYTANVLGIGNNTDLGYGMISPDLYFFKP; encoded by the coding sequence ATGAAGGGGATAAGGCTTAGCGTTAATTTTAAATTTAATTCTCCCTTTTTCTTTGAAAATAATTATAAAGATGTTATTAGTAATTTTTTATTAGAAAAAAACTTTAAACATTTTACTTTTTCTGATTTAATATGCAAAAGAAAAAAAGAGCAGCTAGAAGGCTTTTATGCATTAAATGAAGCAAGATTCGATATATCAATGTTTAATGATGAAAGTTTAATTGATTTAATGAATTCTATTGTAACGGAAGGAATAAATTTTAAATACGGGAAGGCAAAGGTTAATTCAGTAGTATTTAAGAATGTTTCATATTTTAATGAAGGTTATCTTTTATCTCCTGTATTAGCTTTAAATAAAAACAAAAGCATCGATTACATAGAAAACCCTGAGCTTTTTAGTGAAACAATAAGAAATAGACTAATTGAAAAATATATTCAAATTTATGGAATATACCCTGAAAATGATTCTTTTATATTTCTCTTTAAAAATAAAATAGAAAAAATATGTAGTAGTGATTTTGTATGCTTTAAATCTAAATTTGAAATGTATGGTTCAAAGGATTTAATTTATACAGCCAATGTCTTAGGAATAGGAAATAATACTGATTTAGGATATGGTATGATATCTCCAGATTTGTATTTTTTTAAGCCGTAA
- a CDS encoding MFS transporter yields the protein MKSNKVKYNFGKQGIFMIFYSGLLVYFMTGLTVDGLNIIVPGFSALKGWNQNQLLSIATPASIGALILTSFWGFIVNKVGLKLATTIAMFASSISIFLFAHSINVYMYGIMETLMITFINCFSVICGYAMIANWFPKKKGIVLGFTTMGMNFASATIPALLTAFSKLIDKNGNIIHALNTFALIIFVLGILNQLFIKVTPEEAGVYPDNEPTDIECSDSSEAAISNNTRLGYLEALLSGKIWILGIAYGLAGMGTVGIMSQLIPYLSGNRGFTVERAILTMSIAAIIGVVGSYLWGVIDQKWGTKFASQVFGIWYAAGIAFLIAPGGKTTLMIGIFMIGIGIGGTGNFPPSMTTLCYGRYDFATAFSVVNMIMGVIRSAAFVVLGLVRGATGSTETAYMVFLVLSILSSVMISFAKTEEDVAVQLKSNSMNLEVNKEIS from the coding sequence ATGAAATCTAACAAGGTTAAATATAATTTTGGAAAACAAGGTATATTCATGATATTTTATTCTGGACTTCTTGTATATTTCATGACAGGCTTAACAGTAGATGGACTAAATATAATTGTTCCTGGATTTTCCGCCTTAAAGGGATGGAATCAAAATCAATTGCTTTCAATAGCAACGCCTGCCTCTATCGGTGCTTTAATATTAACATCTTTCTGGGGATTTATAGTTAATAAAGTGGGATTAAAACTTGCTACAACAATCGCAATGTTTGCAAGCAGTATTTCAATATTTCTTTTTGCACATAGTATAAATGTTTATATGTACGGCATTATGGAAACATTAATGATTACTTTCATTAACTGTTTTTCAGTAATATGTGGCTATGCTATGATAGCAAATTGGTTTCCAAAGAAAAAAGGGATTGTACTTGGCTTTACAACTATGGGTATGAACTTTGCTTCAGCAACAATCCCAGCACTGTTAACAGCTTTTAGTAAGCTAATTGACAAAAATGGAAACATAATTCACGCATTAAATACTTTTGCTTTAATTATATTCGTCTTGGGAATACTAAATCAATTATTTATCAAGGTAACTCCAGAAGAAGCAGGGGTTTATCCAGATAATGAACCAACAGATATAGAATGTTCGGATTCTTCAGAAGCTGCAATTAGCAATAATACAAGATTAGGATATTTAGAAGCTTTATTATCAGGAAAGATATGGATATTAGGTATTGCTTATGGACTTGCAGGCATGGGTACTGTTGGTATTATGTCTCAATTAATTCCTTATCTTTCAGGTAATAGAGGGTTTACAGTTGAAAGAGCTATTTTAACAATGTCAATAGCAGCTATAATTGGCGTTGTAGGTTCATATCTTTGGGGCGTTATAGACCAAAAATGGGGAACAAAATTTGCTTCTCAAGTATTTGGAATCTGGTATGCAGCTGGTATAGCATTTTTAATTGCCCCGGGCGGAAAAACAACCCTGATGATAGGAATTTTTATGATTGGTATTGGAATAGGTGGTACAGGAAATTTCCCTCCATCAATGACTACATTATGCTATGGGCGCTATGATTTTGCAACAGCTTTTAGCGTTGTAAACATGATAATGGGCGTTATTCGTTCTGCAGCTTTTGTTGTTTTAGGATTAGTTCGTGGTGCAACAGGAAGTACAGAAACAGCTTACATGGTATTTTTAGTTCTTTCAATTTTAAGCTCTGTAATGATTTCTTTTGCTAAAACTGAAGAAGATGTAGCTGTCCAATTAAAATCAAATAGTATGAATTTAGAAGTTAACAAGGAAATAAGTTAG
- the csm5 gene encoding type III-A CRISPR-associated RAMP protein Csm5 yields the protein MNFKIYDAEIKILSPTTVTSGFDIGNFEVVFENNKIHVIDIMKMIKENKKAVGLIETFDFYNNKADFTRSLKECGIDYRKYIKYSIDAQNISYNRSSKVKEIIKTAGRPYIPGSSIKGALRSSLSRALNEESRYIESLNKKINEKKDYEAKHYGKKMDILKICDDIAEKELFKDSYYSPFRLLKIADTDTKEYEDLSISEIKILNICNDKVKWFKWGGNQDNINMGVSIHTETFKIGTKLNSRFSMGFIDYYKNNDIEQIETDCVLDFAEKIRKDMNDYIKCELDFYKKYGLEEIIKFYNNLLGMKLKENEFIIQLGFSTGYKPKSVIKNLDDDFIGKLINAGAKNIKGMFPKTRRLAVYNNKPTYPIGWIKVTLKERV from the coding sequence ATGAACTTTAAAATATACGATGCAGAAATTAAAATACTATCTCCAACTACTGTTACATCTGGCTTTGATATTGGAAATTTTGAAGTGGTTTTTGAAAACAATAAAATTCATGTAATTGATATTATGAAAATGATAAAGGAAAATAAAAAGGCTGTAGGGCTTATTGAAACCTTTGATTTTTATAATAATAAAGCTGATTTTACAAGAAGCCTTAAAGAATGTGGCATTGATTATAGGAAATATATTAAATACAGCATAGATGCACAGAATATAAGCTATAATAGAAGTTCTAAAGTTAAGGAGATAATTAAAACAGCTGGGAGGCCCTATATTCCTGGAAGTTCTATAAAAGGAGCTCTAAGAAGTAGTTTAAGCAGAGCATTAAATGAAGAAAGTAGATATATAGAAAGCCTTAATAAAAAGATAAATGAAAAAAAAGATTATGAGGCTAAACATTATGGTAAAAAGATGGATATTTTAAAAATTTGTGATGATATTGCTGAAAAAGAACTATTTAAAGATTCCTATTATTCCCCTTTTAGACTTTTAAAAATAGCTGATACAGATACAAAGGAATATGAAGATTTAAGTATCAGTGAGATTAAAATTTTAAATATATGCAACGATAAGGTTAAATGGTTCAAATGGGGGGGAAATCAGGATAATATAAATATGGGCGTATCCATTCATACTGAAACATTTAAAATAGGTACAAAACTAAATAGCAGGTTTTCTATGGGATTTATAGATTATTATAAAAATAATGATATTGAGCAAATAGAAACAGATTGTGTATTAGATTTTGCTGAAAAGATAAGAAAAGATATGAATGATTATATAAAATGTGAATTGGATTTTTATAAAAAATATGGATTAGAGGAAATCATTAAATTCTATAATAATCTGTTAGGAATGAAACTTAAAGAAAATGAGTTTATTATTCAATTAGGATTTTCAACAGGATATAAGCCAAAGTCGGTTATAAAAAATCTGGATGATGATTTTATAGGTAAATTAATTAATGCAGGAGCAAAAAATATAAAGGGTATGTTTCCTAAGACAAGAAGGCTTGCAGTTTATAATAATAAACCAACCTATCCTATAGGCTGGATTAAGGTTACATTGAAGGAGAGAGTATGA